In Terriglobus sp. TAA 43, a single window of DNA contains:
- a CDS encoding TonB-dependent receptor has protein sequence MRPWFISEVMRPVADGEKKTAQMRCAERRRVATLAGFVFPTLVSACVLVIPQRQAYAQTNLATLSGAVTDASGAAMPNVPVSIQNVETTATRVVTTDANGFYTAPSLTVGSYRVTVAVQGFSKTVLPASLTLGGLNLDVHLKVGNVSDEVTVTSSSGSVALQTDSHELATSVDSVQLTTLPNGGRSILSIATLGPASQAGTDASTSAGDQSFYSQTSNAVILSGLGPNQTQFLQDGIDNTNLLTQTANILASVEAAKEVNTLYSNAPAIFRQPAVVNVITKSGSNKFHGTVYDFLQNDAANAKNWFATTKAPLRYNLFGGNIGGPIYRNKIFGFFDYSGLRSHSSGLSQNRVPTLAERGGDFSADPTIYDPSTYNAATGTSNPFPGNRIPAISAFAQQWLQNYPLPNAPLVNNINYRINLPSSSNYDEYLARGDWNISPKNQLFGTVARNSHSGGGTTITPGLFGISVPLTGTNASITDTQIFNDRIVNAFRVGYNRSNLFRTQQGTGAKNYAAFYGLNNLNPLLEQSTPPAIAVSNYTSLGDPYSPQGAIQNRYQFTDQVTWTHGNHTISFGGEFIRVQFNGDWVVTNNGNYTFDGTATSQYVAGKRSASDQGNALADLELGFPVRGSGLTGNSAGAFREFDVSGFVQDDWRASQRLTLNFGLRYDYINPPTDKNGRGALYLLATNSNRSGAWNANYNDWGPRVGFSYKASDHTAIRGGYGIYYAPILYNNLQFMLLYSPNVVAQSYSLNIQSPVNIQNLFIANPPSVPGQGGYSITPTLKDTSTQQWNLNVERTLGSSTMLTVQYLGNVTRHQSARADLNQPIALSAGNTSGKLDVRPYPSGGPIDGQLNAYSANYHALGVKLDRRLSRDFQLLVAYTFQKALNSIDGDNSDIQSIYHPELTYGPASFNRKNDIDISPIYYLPFGPGKSFLNSDNIINRMIIGGWELAGLQYLASGQPITVTANNNADTSPYHSVYANLTCNPMQGFHRTRFNIFNPACFAQPAAGQYGTTRSVGWQPWIFQTNLSVIKNFQIIGEHQLQFRAEAFNLFNHPLFSTGGGGITSPTLGVATSQTNSPRSMQFALRYSF, from the coding sequence ATGCGACCCTGGTTCATTTCGGAAGTGATGCGGCCGGTAGCGGACGGCGAAAAGAAAACGGCACAGATGCGGTGTGCGGAACGGCGAAGAGTGGCGACACTTGCCGGCTTTGTTTTTCCAACTCTGGTTTCAGCATGCGTTCTGGTAATTCCCCAGCGACAGGCATACGCACAGACAAACCTCGCCACCCTCTCAGGAGCCGTAACGGACGCCTCGGGCGCTGCGATGCCAAACGTTCCTGTCAGCATTCAGAACGTGGAAACCACGGCGACACGAGTGGTCACGACAGACGCGAACGGCTTCTATACTGCACCCTCGTTAACTGTCGGCTCGTACCGCGTAACGGTCGCCGTGCAAGGCTTCTCCAAAACGGTGCTTCCGGCCTCGCTGACTCTCGGCGGCCTCAACCTGGACGTTCACCTGAAGGTTGGCAACGTTTCGGACGAGGTCACTGTAACCAGTTCCTCAGGATCGGTCGCTCTGCAAACAGACAGCCATGAGTTGGCTACGTCCGTAGACAGCGTGCAGTTAACCACACTTCCCAATGGTGGACGCAGCATTCTCAGCATCGCAACGCTGGGGCCAGCTTCCCAGGCAGGCACAGACGCTTCCACATCAGCCGGTGACCAGAGCTTCTACAGCCAGACAAGCAACGCGGTCATCCTCTCCGGTTTGGGTCCGAACCAGACGCAGTTTCTTCAGGACGGTATCGATAACACCAACCTTCTGACACAAACGGCAAACATCCTTGCGTCCGTAGAAGCGGCGAAAGAAGTCAACACGCTTTACAGCAACGCTCCTGCCATCTTCCGGCAACCCGCCGTCGTCAACGTCATCACGAAGAGCGGTTCCAACAAATTCCATGGCACCGTGTACGACTTCCTGCAGAACGACGCAGCGAACGCAAAGAACTGGTTTGCGACCACCAAAGCACCACTGCGCTACAACCTCTTCGGCGGCAACATCGGTGGCCCCATCTATCGCAACAAGATCTTCGGCTTCTTCGACTACTCCGGTCTGCGCAGCCACTCCTCGGGCCTCTCACAGAATCGCGTTCCCACGTTGGCAGAACGTGGCGGAGACTTCTCGGCGGATCCAACCATTTACGATCCCTCCACCTACAACGCGGCAACCGGCACCTCCAACCCATTTCCGGGTAACAGGATTCCTGCGATCAGCGCGTTCGCGCAACAATGGCTGCAAAACTATCCGCTGCCGAACGCACCGCTCGTGAACAACATCAACTATCGGATCAATCTCCCGTCAAGCAGCAACTATGACGAGTACCTTGCTCGAGGCGACTGGAACATCTCGCCGAAGAACCAACTCTTCGGCACGGTCGCTCGTAACAGCCACTCAGGCGGCGGAACCACCATCACTCCCGGCCTGTTCGGTATCAGTGTTCCCCTCACAGGTACGAACGCTTCCATCACTGACACGCAGATCTTCAACGACCGCATCGTTAACGCGTTCAGAGTCGGCTACAACCGCAGCAATCTGTTCCGCACACAACAAGGAACAGGTGCAAAAAACTACGCCGCCTTCTACGGATTGAACAATCTCAATCCTCTACTGGAGCAATCAACACCGCCCGCGATTGCAGTATCAAACTACACCTCGCTCGGCGACCCTTACTCTCCGCAGGGCGCTATCCAGAACCGGTACCAGTTCACGGATCAAGTGACCTGGACACACGGGAATCACACCATCAGCTTCGGTGGCGAATTCATCCGTGTTCAGTTCAATGGCGATTGGGTCGTCACGAACAATGGCAACTACACCTTCGATGGAACAGCAACATCACAGTACGTCGCTGGCAAGCGCAGCGCATCGGATCAGGGCAATGCGTTAGCCGATCTCGAACTCGGATTCCCTGTCAGAGGCAGCGGTCTGACTGGCAACTCCGCCGGGGCGTTCCGCGAATTCGACGTCTCCGGATTTGTTCAGGATGATTGGCGAGCTTCACAGCGCCTGACGCTGAACTTCGGTCTGCGCTACGACTACATCAACCCGCCCACGGACAAGAACGGCCGCGGCGCGCTCTATTTGCTTGCAACAAACTCCAATCGCTCCGGTGCATGGAACGCAAACTATAACGACTGGGGACCGCGCGTGGGCTTCTCGTACAAGGCCTCAGATCACACTGCCATCCGCGGTGGTTATGGCATTTACTACGCGCCCATCCTCTACAACAACTTGCAGTTCATGCTGCTCTACTCCCCCAACGTGGTGGCACAGAGCTACAGCCTGAACATTCAGTCGCCGGTGAACATTCAGAATTTATTCATCGCCAACCCACCGTCGGTACCGGGCCAGGGCGGTTACTCCATCACTCCCACGCTCAAGGACACATCCACCCAACAATGGAACCTGAACGTCGAACGAACGCTTGGAAGTAGCACGATGCTCACGGTGCAGTACCTCGGCAACGTGACTCGTCACCAGTCTGCACGCGCTGACTTGAACCAGCCAATAGCGCTCTCTGCAGGAAATACGTCCGGCAAACTCGACGTCCGTCCCTATCCCAGCGGCGGTCCCATCGACGGCCAACTCAATGCCTACAGCGCGAACTACCATGCGTTAGGGGTGAAGCTCGACCGGAGACTTTCCAGAGACTTCCAGCTTCTGGTCGCTTATACGTTCCAAAAGGCGTTGAACAGCATCGATGGCGACAACAGCGACATTCAGTCGATCTACCATCCAGAACTGACCTATGGTCCTGCCAGCTTCAACCGCAAAAACGACATCGACATCAGCCCGATCTATTACCTTCCCTTCGGTCCCGGCAAAAGCTTCCTGAACTCAGACAACATCATCAACCGCATGATCATTGGCGGTTGGGAGCTTGCGGGCCTCCAGTACTTGGCCTCGGGCCAACCGATCACCGTAACCGCAAACAATAACGCGGATACCAGTCCTTACCATTCCGTTTACGCGAATCTCACTTGCAATCCCATGCAGGGATTCCATCGCACACGATTCAACATCTTCAACCCCGCATGCTTCGCACAACCTGCCGCCGGCCAGTATGGCACCACGCGTTCTGTAGGTTGGCAGCCCTGGATTTTCCAAACGAATCTTTCCGTCATCAAGAACTTCCAGATCATTGGAGAACACCAGCTTCAGTTCCGTGCTGAGGCGTTTAACCTGTTCAACCATCCACTCTTCAGCACAGGAGGAGGCGGCATCACCTCACCAACGTTGGGCGTAGCAACATCTCAAACCAACAGTCCTCGATCAATGCAGTTCGCGCTCAGATATTCCTTCTGA
- a CDS encoding glycoside hydrolase family 99-like domain-containing protein — MHRREFITTAGATLLHGGLMGTPAAITPPKTDACITAAYYFGNFHVDPRNEEAHGKGWTEWNLVKAATPRFAGHHQPKVPQWGYADESTPEAFRQKIDAASQHGVDALLFDWYWYEDGPFLNGALDKGYLMAPNNRDVQFALMWANHDWIDLHPAKLDSLGKVQFRGGISRKAFDRMCDRVVQLFQHPSYLKLDGEPYFSIYELFRFIEGMGGVSQAALALDALRQKARAAGFPGVHINAVTWGVKLLPGETEVHNLPQLLKQLRIDSTTSYVWIHHAQLSKEFQTEYEDVRRQYEKYRDNASDDLGCMYFPNVTVGWDASPRTCQTDNFRVSGYPFTSVVVNNSPQAFEDSLRSAKKFAVEHLPAGKRLVTLNSWNEWTEGSYLEPDMDHGTAYLDAVHNVFG; from the coding sequence GTGCATCGTCGGGAATTCATCACCACGGCTGGCGCCACGCTGTTGCATGGAGGATTGATGGGAACTCCAGCCGCCATAACGCCACCAAAGACGGATGCTTGCATCACCGCGGCGTACTACTTCGGAAATTTCCATGTAGACCCTCGGAATGAGGAGGCTCACGGCAAGGGATGGACGGAATGGAACCTGGTCAAAGCTGCCACGCCGCGGTTCGCTGGTCATCATCAGCCAAAAGTGCCGCAGTGGGGCTACGCTGACGAGTCCACCCCGGAGGCCTTCCGACAAAAGATTGATGCAGCAAGCCAACATGGTGTCGACGCTCTGCTCTTCGACTGGTACTGGTATGAGGATGGGCCGTTCCTCAATGGCGCGTTGGATAAGGGCTATCTGATGGCCCCAAACAACCGCGATGTTCAGTTTGCGCTGATGTGGGCCAATCATGATTGGATCGATCTGCATCCAGCCAAGCTGGACAGTCTCGGCAAGGTCCAGTTTCGCGGTGGGATTTCACGCAAAGCCTTCGACAGGATGTGCGATCGTGTCGTCCAACTGTTCCAGCATCCCTCATACCTCAAGCTGGATGGCGAGCCTTATTTTTCTATCTACGAACTCTTTCGATTTATCGAAGGTATGGGGGGTGTCTCACAGGCGGCACTTGCACTGGATGCTCTCCGCCAAAAGGCGCGTGCTGCAGGTTTTCCCGGCGTCCACATCAATGCAGTGACGTGGGGTGTGAAGCTTCTGCCGGGCGAAACGGAAGTACACAATCTGCCACAACTCCTGAAGCAATTGCGAATCGACAGCACCACGTCTTACGTATGGATTCACCACGCCCAGCTTTCAAAAGAATTCCAAACGGAATATGAAGACGTGCGGCGGCAGTATGAGAAGTACCGCGACAATGCCTCTGACGACTTGGGTTGTATGTACTTTCCGAATGTAACGGTCGGCTGGGATGCCTCGCCTCGCACATGCCAGACCGATAATTTTCGTGTGAGCGGCTACCCCTTTACATCGGTAGTCGTAAACAACTCTCCGCAGGCCTTTGAAGATTCTCTCCGTTCAGCTAAGAAATTTGCTGTGGAGCATCTGCCCGCAGGCAAGCGGTTGGTCACGCTCAATTCATGGAACGAGTGGACGGAGGGTAGTTATCTGGAGCCTGACATGGACCACGGGACTGCTTATCTGGATGCCGTCCATAATGTATTCGGATAA
- a CDS encoding di-heme oxidoredictase family protein has product MKPFPYCLRRLTLLSLFLVLIAQTATAQQFGPPWMRARDPGPRPNPKSTIPSPVPNLNANEIALFTESLLRVSELEGTCDTCVQQPQGVSPIDPDPQNPFSPKKLINSAGMGPVFNADQCFTCHFQPTIGGSATRANAAYEVANRMGAHNKIPSFEERNGAFREVRFKFDKNGKRDGGVHSLFTVAGRSDVPASCRVEQPDFEKELRERNLAYRIPLQLFGLGLIESIQDSEIRDNMRADRDQKRALGIEGRPNINPNTGTISRFGWKAQNASLTVFAGEAYNVEMGISNDLFPTSRNENPECNKAYQPFDVPRTDSLSYDNPLKIMPAWLMFTEFMRFVDAPQPAPMSASARRGKELFAEVGCAFCHTPSMKTPGTANPAGQWDEVGAKTVALRGQTVNLYSDLLIHHMGATLADNVVQGDAGPDEFRTTPLWGLGQRIYFLHDGRTSDLMTAIQDHFSFPGFDGGDNPAKDRDSQKYGFSEANATVSRFNRLSEIDKQSILEFLRSL; this is encoded by the coding sequence TTGAAGCCTTTCCCCTACTGCCTCCGTCGGTTGACTCTGCTTTCGTTATTTCTCGTTCTGATCGCTCAGACAGCCACTGCGCAGCAGTTTGGCCCACCGTGGATGCGTGCGCGTGATCCCGGCCCACGGCCCAATCCCAAGAGCACCATCCCCAGTCCGGTGCCGAACCTGAATGCGAATGAGATCGCTCTGTTCACCGAGAGCCTGCTGCGCGTTTCAGAGCTGGAAGGCACCTGCGACACCTGTGTGCAACAGCCGCAGGGTGTCTCCCCCATCGATCCGGATCCACAGAATCCGTTCTCGCCGAAGAAGCTCATCAATTCCGCGGGCATGGGTCCTGTGTTCAATGCAGACCAGTGCTTCACCTGCCATTTCCAACCGACCATCGGCGGCAGCGCTACTCGCGCCAATGCTGCATACGAAGTTGCAAACAGAATGGGAGCCCACAACAAGATTCCCAGCTTCGAAGAGCGCAATGGAGCCTTCCGCGAGGTCCGTTTCAAGTTCGACAAGAACGGAAAGCGAGATGGTGGTGTCCATAGCCTGTTCACCGTCGCCGGCCGTTCTGACGTACCTGCATCCTGCCGTGTGGAGCAGCCCGATTTTGAAAAGGAGTTGCGTGAGCGCAACCTGGCCTATCGCATCCCGCTGCAACTCTTTGGTCTGGGCCTGATCGAATCCATTCAGGACTCCGAGATTCGCGACAACATGCGCGCCGACCGAGACCAGAAACGAGCGCTGGGTATTGAAGGCCGTCCCAACATCAATCCCAATACAGGCACCATCAGCCGCTTCGGCTGGAAAGCACAAAACGCATCTCTCACGGTCTTCGCTGGCGAAGCCTACAACGTTGAGATGGGCATCAGTAATGACCTTTTCCCCACCAGTCGCAACGAGAACCCGGAATGCAATAAGGCGTATCAACCATTCGATGTGCCTCGGACCGACTCTCTGTCGTACGACAATCCGCTGAAAATCATGCCAGCATGGCTGATGTTTACGGAGTTCATGCGCTTCGTGGATGCCCCGCAGCCTGCGCCTATGTCAGCTTCAGCCCGACGCGGCAAGGAGCTATTTGCAGAGGTGGGCTGCGCGTTCTGCCATACGCCTTCCATGAAGACACCCGGCACGGCAAACCCCGCAGGACAGTGGGACGAGGTAGGAGCAAAGACCGTGGCGTTACGTGGTCAAACGGTCAACCTCTATTCCGATCTCCTAATCCATCACATGGGCGCCACGCTAGCTGACAACGTAGTGCAGGGTGATGCCGGCCCCGACGAATTCCGCACAACGCCTCTGTGGGGCCTTGGACAGCGCATCTACTTCCTGCACGACGGTCGAACGTCAGACCTGATGACCGCCATCCAGGATCACTTCTCGTTTCCCGGCTTCGACGGCGGCGACAACCCCGCCAAGGATCGCGACTCGCAGAAGTATGGATTCTCAGAGGCGAACGCCACCGTGAGCCGATTCAATCGACTGTCAGAAATCGATAAACAATCCATCCTCGAATTTCTTCGGTCGCTTTAA